The proteins below are encoded in one region of Clostridium estertheticum:
- a CDS encoding amino acid ABC transporter ATP-binding protein: MYMIETKNLTKKFGKLTVFEGLNVTVEKGEVLVIIGPSGSGKSTFLRCLNHLEVPNDGEVFIEGEKLDVKNKKHMRNTIEKVGMVFQNFNLFHHMTVMQNVIEAPITVKHEERDEVLKRAKIIIEKVGLKEKVDEYPSKLSGGQKQRVAIARSLAMRPDIMLFDEPTSSLDPELVGEVLGVMKDLAKEGMTMVVVTHEMGFAKDVADRVIFMDGGKIVEEGTPEELFMAPKERRTREFLNKVL; this comes from the coding sequence ATGTATATGATTGAGACTAAAAACTTAACTAAAAAATTTGGTAAACTAACAGTGTTTGAAGGTCTAAATGTAACTGTTGAAAAAGGAGAAGTGTTAGTTATAATAGGTCCTTCTGGTTCAGGGAAAAGCACGTTTTTAAGGTGTTTAAATCATCTTGAAGTACCCAATGATGGCGAGGTTTTTATTGAGGGAGAAAAGTTAGATGTTAAAAATAAAAAGCATATGAGAAATACCATTGAAAAAGTAGGTATGGTATTTCAAAACTTTAACTTATTTCATCATATGACTGTAATGCAAAATGTAATCGAAGCTCCAATTACAGTTAAACATGAAGAGAGAGACGAAGTACTAAAAAGAGCAAAAATAATTATTGAAAAGGTTGGACTTAAAGAAAAGGTAGATGAATACCCGTCCAAGTTATCAGGAGGTCAAAAACAAAGAGTAGCTATAGCAAGGTCACTCGCTATGAGACCTGACATAATGTTATTTGATGAACCAACATCTTCATTAGACCCGGAACTAGTTGGAGAGGTTCTAGGAGTAATGAAAGATCTTGCAAAAGAAGGCATGACAATGGTTGTTGTAACCCATGAAATGGGATTTGCAAAAGATGTAGCAGATAGAGTGATTTTCATGGACGGAGGAAAAATAGTAGAAGAGGGAACGCCAGAAGAATTATTTATGGCTCCTAAAGAGCGGCGAACTAGAGAGTTTTTAAATAAAGTACTTTAG
- a CDS encoding amino acid ABC transporter permease has protein sequence MDISILKEMFPVLLQGSLLTIELTIISVVIGTLIGIVTALMKLSKNKLLACVAGFYTWIFRGTPMLLQLFAFYYVLPFVGVQLSPFQTAIIGLSLNSGAYMAEIIRGGILSVDKGQFEACRSLGFTYIDTMKRVVLPQTFKIIIPSVGNEFITMLKDTSLVSTITMSEVMRKAQILSASTFRPMESFFIAGCLYLLMTTIFTTVFSHYEKKLSVY, from the coding sequence ATGGATATAAGTATTTTAAAAGAAATGTTTCCTGTATTATTACAAGGAAGTTTGCTTACAATAGAATTAACTATAATATCAGTAGTAATCGGAACTTTAATAGGGATAGTTACAGCATTAATGAAACTATCTAAAAATAAATTACTGGCTTGTGTAGCAGGGTTTTACACCTGGATATTCAGGGGAACGCCTATGCTTCTTCAATTATTTGCTTTTTATTATGTATTACCATTTGTAGGTGTTCAGCTTTCACCCTTTCAAACGGCAATAATAGGACTTAGTTTAAATTCAGGAGCATATATGGCAGAAATAATAAGAGGTGGAATACTATCGGTAGATAAGGGACAATTTGAAGCTTGCAGATCCTTAGGATTCACCTATATAGATACTATGAAAAGAGTGGTATTACCACAAACTTTCAAGATAATTATTCCATCAGTTGGTAATGAGTTTATAACAATGCTTAAAGATACGTCATTGGTGTCAACCATTACTATGTCGGAAGTTATGAGAAAAGCACAGATTTTATCTGCATCAACATTTAGACCAATGGAATCTTTCTTTATAGCAGGATGTTTGTATCTTTTAATGACAACAATTTTTACTACAGTATTTTCACATTACGAAAAAAAACTGTCAGTATATTAG
- a CDS encoding ABC transporter substrate-binding protein: MKKFMSIILIVTMASVLLVGCGQKQAKVNSLEAVKASGKLTVGLDDSYPPMEFRDSKNKLVGFDVDLGDAVGKKLGVKTEYITNDFNGMVLALGSSKFNVIISAMSITDARKKSINFSDSYVMGGQVAIVKQGNTKITKIDDLKGKIVSCQLGSTGDTAATAMKGLKEVKRYDKITDAYQDLSIGRVDAVVMDAQVGQYYVAKKPGQFKVLTEQISKEPIGIGFKKQDKELQVAIQKALNELKADGTLSKISQKWFGFDAYKK; this comes from the coding sequence TTGAAAAAATTCATGTCGATAATATTAATAGTTACTATGGCGAGTGTATTACTTGTCGGTTGTGGTCAGAAACAAGCAAAGGTTAATTCGTTAGAAGCAGTTAAGGCATCAGGTAAACTTACAGTAGGACTAGATGATTCTTATCCTCCAATGGAATTTAGAGATTCTAAAAATAAGTTAGTTGGTTTTGATGTGGATTTAGGAGATGCAGTAGGAAAGAAGTTAGGAGTAAAGACAGAATATATTACTAATGATTTTAATGGAATGGTTTTAGCTCTTGGGTCATCAAAATTTAATGTTATAATTTCAGCTATGAGTATTACAGATGCTAGAAAAAAGAGTATAAATTTCTCAGACTCTTATGTTATGGGTGGTCAAGTTGCTATTGTAAAACAAGGAAATACGAAAATAACAAAAATAGATGATTTAAAAGGTAAAATAGTATCTTGTCAGTTAGGTTCTACAGGCGATACTGCAGCAACAGCGATGAAGGGACTTAAGGAAGTCAAAAGGTATGACAAAATTACGGATGCATACCAGGACTTATCAATTGGAAGAGTAGATGCAGTAGTTATGGATGCTCAAGTTGGCCAATATTATGTAGCCAAGAAGCCAGGCCAATTTAAAGTTCTAACTGAACAAATTAGTAAAGAACCTATTGGAATTGGATTTAAAAAACAAGATAAGGAATTACAAGTAGCAATACAAAAGGCACTTAATGAATTAAAAGCCGATGGAACCCTTTCTAAGATTTCTCAAAAATGGTTCGGATTTGACGCATATAAGAAATAG